A segment of the Spirochaetaceae bacterium genome:
TAAAGCTAAAATATTAAAATTTACTAACTCTATAGGCATAAAGGTAGACATTTACCGCCTGATACGTTATAATACTTTTACAATTAAAAAAGTAACTTATAAAGGACTGTTATGATGAAAAACAAAAAACTTTATTTATTAATCTTATTAACCTGCTTAGTTTTATTGGCGCTAACACCGCCACCGCCTAATTTGCCGGCTCCCGGCAGTACTTTTATTTTGGAAACCGAGGACGATTTTTTTACGGCCGAGCTTATCTTTGGCCATAACAACACCATCGAAGTAAATACTTTAATTTTAAAAGATACCGAAACCCCTTGGGGCGAAGTAATTAACGCCGGCCGTATTGGCGGTTTAAGCCTGTCTTACACTTTAAGAGGCAATACTCTTATAGTAACCAATTTACTGAGCGATTTTTTGTACAGAGAGTTTCAACTTAGTGCCGATGGCCATAGCCTTACCTCTATTAACGGTTTTTCTGAGGAAGTTTACAGGCGCACGGCTCCCACCGTTATACCCAGTAGCTTGCCGCCGCTGCCCAATCCTAACCCTTTTGCTAACGCCGCCTTTACCCATGTTGATGACAGCACCGCTATCATCGTGTTTAACGAAGATAATATCCTAGAAAGCAGGTGGCTGCATTATGGCAGCGGCGTCATAGAAACCGCTGAAAGCAGCGCTTACACCATAAGCGGCAACACCTTAACCCAAGTAACTATTGTTACCGGTACTCCCGTTAGCTTTCCTCCTCATTATCTTTCGTTTCGTATCGGGGATAACAACAATACCTTAACATTTATTACAAACGACGGCACTTTGGACGAGGTTTATATAAGAAATAGGTAATAATGAACAGGTAAATAAATAACAATTAATAAATACCGCTAAAGGCGGCGTCCTTTAGCTATTAACTATGAGTTGTTATCTATGCCCTGCTCTCTGTTGCTTGCTTTCTCCGTTTCCTGCGTTTTTCGCTCACAACATTAATAAAATCTTCCACGTTTTCAAAACTGCGTTCATCAATTAAAGTTAGCTTTCCGGCCAGCTTAGTAATACGCTCTTCCCGCTGCTGGTTAGCGGCTAAACCCTCTTTATCTACGCCCACTAAAATATCCAGCGAAACTCCTAATACCTGCGCCATTAAGGCGGCATCGTTGACGCGCGGCAGCCGCTTATTAAGCTTCATATTTTTATAGGTATGCCAAGGCATACCTATCTTTTTACACATGGCCGCTTGGGTCATCTTTCTTTGAGCAAGTAACTCATCTATCCTATCAAAAAAAATAGTTGCTTCTATGCTTTTAACGTTATCCATAATTTGCTTTATCGACTGCCCTTTAGCATTTTCTTTAGAAAATACCTGTATTATTATCTATATACAAAAGGTTCATAAAAGTACACAGTAAAAATCAATATACTTATAAGAGTATTATTTTGACTTGACTTTAAACCCAATTAAGTACTATACTATTAATAGGTACTTAAACAAGTACAAGTTTTTAGGAGGAAATTTTGATGGAAGAAGTAAAAAAATTCAATAAAGTAAAAGATTTAAGATTACGAATGCGTCCAATGTACAGCGATAAAGAGCTGGAAAACTACAAAATTAAAATTGAGAGTGCCAATTACCGTAATTTTGCCCTAGAGCAACTAGGCGAATGGTTAGAAGAGGCTTTTAATAGTCATAATAATCATAATGTAAAAACTAGGGTTTATAAAAAATCTCGTTATGTCATAAAAAGATTGTAGTAATATTTGTAGCCAAATATACATTATGATGTACTCAAATATGGCTATAAGCCTTAAAGGATATTGTACTTTATGGCCGATAATAAGGCCCTAAAAATAACTCATCTTTAGGGCTAAGCCATTAAATAATTTCCCCTTGTATTTTATGGTAAAATCTTGCATAGTTGGCTAAAGCTATGGTTGCCGCTTATACCCTTAACGAATTAAAAACCCTGCTAGCGGGCTACCAAGCCCCGCCTTACCGTGCCGAGCAGCTGATTAAAGCTTTATACAAAGGGGCCGCCGGCTACGAGCAAACCTCTTTACCTAAAGCTTTAATTGCTCATTTACAGCCTAATTTGCCCTTTATCAGCACAAAAGTGCTTAAATGCCTTAACGCCGAAGGCAGCGCCAAGCTGGCCCTTAAACTTAACGATGAGCAAGTGGTAGAAAGTGTTTTACTAAGGCATGAGGGCCGTAATACCGCTTGCTTAAGCAGCCAAGCGGGCTGCGCTATGGGCTGTACCTTTTGTAAAACGGCCACTTTAGGCTTTAAACGTAACCTAGAAAGCTACGAAATTATCGAGCAATTTTTGCATTTGCAGCAGCTGGCGCCCATCAATAACATTGTTTTTATGGGCATGGGCGAGCCGCTGTTAAACCTAGATAATGTGTTAAAAACGATAACCGCCCTAAGTAACCCGCAAACTTTAGGCTTAAGCAAACGCCGTTTTACCTTGAGTACAGTGGGTCTAATTAAGCCTATTTACCAACTGGCGGAAAGCGGCTACCAGCTTAATTTGGCGTTTAGCCTGATTAGTGCGCAGCAGGCTAAACGCGAATTATTAATCCCACAAGCTAAAGCTAACCCCTTGCCACAATTAAAAGAAGCCTTAATGTATTACCAGCAGCAAACTAAGGGCCGGCTTACCTTCGAAGTGGTGTTAATACCCGGCCATAACGATAGTGCAGACGATGCCAAAGCTATAGCCGCTTTTGCCGCCGGTTTTAAATGTTTAATTAATGTTATTGCGTGGAACAAAGTAGAAGGCTTACCTTACCGCAGCCCCGATAGCCGGCAGCTGGCTAACTTTATTAACCGCCTTAGCGGTTACGGGCTAACGGTAAAGCAGCGGCGGCGTATGGGACGCGGCGTAAATGGGGCTTGCGGCCAGCTGGGCTAATTAACAGGAGGCAGCTATGCAAAAATTATTTACCATAAGTTTTATTTTAACTGTTATTTTATTAATCTCTTATCAATCTCAGACCGAACCTTTAGCGGCTTTACCTCCCCTACTTTTTAACCTTAACCCTAAGGCCGAACTTGATGAGCTGGAGCTAACCTTAACGGAACAAGGCTTTTGGCGTGCCTTTACCGATAGCGGCTACTATATTTACGAAAACGAAGGCGCTTTTTTTACAAATTACGGCCTAAGCAGCCCCTTTATGGTAGATATAATTTTACCTAACACCCAAGCTGCCGGCCGGCAACTGCAATTTATTTTTACAGGCCTTACCCCCACCGATGACGCTACCAACCGTGCCGAACAACTTATCATAAAGCGGGCGCTTATTAGTAAGTTGGGCCGCCCAACTTTAATGGACGGCCAAATTCTTAGCGCTGCCCAGCCGCATAGTTACCACTGGCACACCGCCGATGACGGCAGCTTGGCAGTTAAATTTAACCATAACAGCTTTGTTACTTTTATTTACAACTACCCGGTTGATGTTGACAAGGAATAAGTAACAGGGAACAAAAAGTAATTAATAATTATAAAAATTCCTCCTTATTCCCTATTGCTCATTTTCTTTAAGTTTTTTTAGCTTAGCTAAATACTCGGGGTTTTGTAATAACATTTCATTAATCACCTCTTCCCTTAATAAATCAAGTTCTTCGATTAATTTTTGCTTTTGGGCTTGTTCCTCATCGGCCACCCATTTATCCAGCTCGGCGCTCCACTTAGCAAAAGCAATACCTTGCGGGCTTTGTAACGTTTCTTCGCCACTGGGGCCATCACCTAATTTATGGATACGGCGGCTTTGCAAAGTTTGTTTATGGTAAACATCTTGGCCGCGGTAATCGGTACAGCTGCACCATTTACCGTCATCTTGATTAAAGTAGCAAATTTTACCATCTTTGGCTTGCGGCGGCGGAGCTAGCTCGGTCATATTAGCCTCGTTATAACCAATATAGCCGGCTTCGTCGGCTATTAAATTGCGTTTAGCTACTAATAATCCTTCGTTGTCGTATTGGTAAAAAGCCTGAGCGCTGGCCACCTCAACAGCGCCTACACAGCGCCAAATACGCACGGCAAAGTTGGCAGGAGCCACTTCGCCGCGGCGGCCGTAAGCCCCGTGTACGCGGCTCGCCCAAAAATCTAAAGTCATTCTAGTACCTGTTGTATTCCCAGTATTATAAGTAAAACTACCTGTTTGCCATGTATTAAATACCCCACCACCGGGAAAAGCCCCACGGCCAAGCACCGATTCAAAATCTCCTCCAGAACCTAAGTGCCCGCTAATATTCGGCACACTTTCTGCCTGCCAACTCCCAAAGGCCGCCGCCTGTCCGCCTTCACCCCTAAAAAAAGAGCCGCCAAAATTACTGCTAATATTACTCCAAGTTAAGCCGGGCCATAACTGGTTTGGGGCCAGCTGGCCGGGGTATTGGGTGTAAACAAAACCTATAGGTATGCTGGCTTTGGTAAGGCCGGCAATATCTTTGGTGTTATTATCTACATCTTCTTTTATCACGGCTATATCGGCCAATAAGTTGCGCCAATAGTGGGTATCATCTAAGGCATGGCCCTTATTATCATCACTCAGCGAAAGAAAAAGCCCGCCGGCTCCATCATTCACTATCGCTCCGCTAGGGTAATTTTCGGCCGCGCTATACCTTGCTATACCGTTACGGTACAAATATTTAATTAACCCCGAAAGCACATAACTTACGCTATTAAAATCTTCTAACAAGGG
Coding sequences within it:
- a CDS encoding 23S rRNA (adenine(2503)-C(2))-methyltransferase RlmN; protein product: MAKAMVAAYTLNELKTLLAGYQAPPYRAEQLIKALYKGAAGYEQTSLPKALIAHLQPNLPFISTKVLKCLNAEGSAKLALKLNDEQVVESVLLRHEGRNTACLSSQAGCAMGCTFCKTATLGFKRNLESYEIIEQFLHLQQLAPINNIVFMGMGEPLLNLDNVLKTITALSNPQTLGLSKRRFTLSTVGLIKPIYQLAESGYQLNLAFSLISAQQAKRELLIPQAKANPLPQLKEALMYYQQQTKGRLTFEVVLIPGHNDSADDAKAIAAFAAGFKCLINVIAWNKVEGLPYRSPDSRQLANFINRLSGYGLTVKQRRRMGRGVNGACGQLG
- a CDS encoding helix-turn-helix domain-containing protein, yielding MDNVKSIEATIFFDRIDELLAQRKMTQAAMCKKIGMPWHTYKNMKLNKRLPRVNDAALMAQVLGVSLDILVGVDKEGLAANQQREERITKLAGKLTLIDERSFENVEDFINVVSEKRRKRRKQATESRA